The following proteins are co-located in the Oncorhynchus gorbuscha isolate QuinsamMale2020 ecotype Even-year linkage group LG22, OgorEven_v1.0, whole genome shotgun sequence genome:
- the LOC124010204 gene encoding 60S ribosomal protein L37a, giving the protein MAKRTKKVGIVGKYGTRYGASLRKMVKKIEISQHAKYTCSFCGKTKMKRRAVGIWHCGSCMKTVAGGAWTYNTTSAVTVKSAIRRLKELKDQ; this is encoded by the exons ATG GCCAAGCGCACCAAGAAGGTGGGGATCGTGGGTAAATACGGCACGCGTTACGGCGCGTCGCTCAGGAAGATGGTGAAGAAGATTGAGATCAGCCAGCACGCCAAGTACACCTGCTCCTTCTGTGGCAAG ACTAAGATGAAGAGGAGGGCAGTTGGTATCTGGCACTGTGGGTCCTGCATGAAGACTGTTGCTGGAGGCGCCTGGACATACAA CACGACGTCTGCAGTCACGGTGAAGTCGGCCATCAGGAGACTGAAGGAGCTGAAGGACCAGTAG